One window of Australozyma saopauloensis chromosome 6, complete sequence genomic DNA carries:
- a CDS encoding DNA-directed RNA polymerase II subunit RPB1, with the protein MDQTTKRPRDGGLNDPRLGSIDRNFKCQTCGEDMAECPGHFGHIELAKPVFHIGFISKIKKVCECVCMHCGKVLVDDKNPLMMQALRIRDPKKRFNAVWNVCKSKMVCEADTIDEEGQLTSGRGGCGHTQPTVRRDGLKLWGTWKQNKTFEDNEQPERRLLTPSEILSVFRHISPEDCHRLGFNEDYARPEWMLITVLPVPPPPVRPSIAFNDTARGEDDLTFKLADILKANINVQRLEMDGSPQHVISEFEALLQFHVATYMDNDIAGQPQALQKTGRPIKSIRARLKGKEGRLRGNLMGKRVDFSARTVISGDPNLDLDQVGVPISIARTLSYPEVVTPYNIHRLTEYVRNGPNEHPGAKYVIRDTGDRIDLRYNKRAGDIALQYGWKVERHLMDNDPVLFNRQPSLHKMSMMSHRVKVMPYSTFRMNLSVTSPYNADFDGDEMNLHVPQSPETRAEMSQICAVPLQIVSPQSNKPVMGIVQDTLCGIRKMTLRDNFIEYQQVMNMLYWIPNWDGVIPPPAVLKPKPLWTGKQLLSMAIPKGIHLQRFDDGRDMLSPKDKGMLIVDGEIIFGVVDKKTVGATGGGLIHTVFREKGPQPCAQMFSSIQKVVNYWLLHNGFSIGIGDTIADKETMRNVTLTISEAKQKVQEIILDAQNNRLEPEPGMTLRESFEHNVSRVLNQARDTAGRSAEINLKDLNNVKQMVTSGSKGSFINISQMSACVGQQIVEGKRIPFGFADRTLPHFTKDDYSPESKGFVENSYLRGLTPQEFFFHAMAGREGLIDTAVKTAETGYIQRRLVKALEDIMVHYDGTTRNSLGDIIQFVYGEDGIDGTAVEKQSVDTIPGSDASFENRFRIDVLSPEHSLPESLLESGKEIKGDVALQTVLDEEYSQLLNDRAYLRDVCFPNGDYNWPLPVNLRRIIQNAQQIFHSGRQKALDLRLDEIVHAVKELCGKLYVLRGKSKLIKEAQENATLLFQCLLRSRLAARRVIEEFKLSRISFEWVCGEIETQFQKSLVHPGEMVGVIAAQSIGEPATQMTLNTFHYAGVSSKNVTLGVPRLKEILNVAKNIKTPALTVYLEPEIAADIERAKVVQSAIEHTTLKNVTLATEIFYDPDPRSTVIEEDYDTVEAYFAIPDEKVEETIDNQSPWLLRLELDRAKMLDKQLTMAQVAEKISQNFGEDLFVIWSDDTADKLIIRCRVIRDPKLEEEGDHEEDQILKRVEAHMLETISLRGIPGITRVFMMQHKVNTPDASGEYTQKQEWVLETDGVNLSEVIAVPGVDALRTYSNNFIEILSVLGIEATRTALFKEILNVIAFDGSYVNYRHMALLVDVMTARGHLMAITRHGINRAETGALMRCSFEETVEILLEAAASAELDDCRGISENVILGQMPPLGTGAFDVMVDEKMLQQAGPSDAGRAQVGAYADDGGATPYREYEMEDDKIKFEEGAGFSPIHTANAFDNTGSLTSYGGQASASPTSPFSYGASAGGFGAAASPGYGATSPTYSPTSPSYSPTSPSYSPTSPSYSPTSPSYSPTSPSYSPTSPSYSPTSPSYSPTSPSYSPTSPSYSPTSPSYSPTSPSYSPTSPSYSPTSPSYSPTSPSYSPTSPSYSPTSPSYSPTSPSYSPTSPSYSPTSPQYSPTSPHYSPTSPLYSPTSPQYSPTSPQYSPTSPSYSPGSPAYSPSKPKKEDESSD; encoded by the coding sequence ATGGACCAGACCACCAAACGTCCGCGTGACGGCGGTCTCAACGATCCTCGGTTGGGGTCCATCGACAGGAACTTCAAGTGTCAAACGTGTGGCGAAGACATGGCCGAGTGTCCGGGCCACTTTGGCCACATCGAGTTGGCCAAGCCCGTGTTCCACATCGGGTTCATCtcgaaaatcaagaaggtcTGTGAGTGTGTATGTATGCACTGTGGTAAGGTGCTTGTAGACGATAAAAACCCGCTCATGATGCAGGCGCTCCGCATCCGCGACCCGAAGAAGCGGTTCAACGCGGTCTGGAACGTATGTAAATCTAAAATGGTCTGTGAGGCCGACACCATCGACGAAGAGGGCCAGCTAACCTCCGGAAGAGGCGGCTGTGGCCACACACAGCCCACCGTGCGTCGAGACGGCTTGAAGTTGTGGGGAACATGGAAACAGAACAAGACGTTCGAGGATAACGAACAGCCCGAGCGCCGTTTGTTGACCCCCTCGGAAATCTTGTCTGTTTTCCGTCACATCAGCCCCGAGGACTGCCACCGTCTCGGCTTCAACGAGGACTACGCGCGACCCGAGTGGATGTTGATCACCGTGTTGCCGGTGCCTCCTCCTCCTGTGAGACCCTCTATCGCTTTCAACGACACAGCGCGTGGTGAGGACGATTTGACCTTCAAGTTGGCCGATATTCTCAAGGCCAACATTAATGTACAGCGTTTGGAAATGGACGGTTCGCCGCAGCACGTTATCAGCGAGTTCGAAGCGCTCTTGCAGTTCCACGTCGCCACGTATATGGATAATGACATTGCAGGCCAACCACAAGCGTTACAGAAGACAGGCCGTCCGATCAAATCGATCCGTGCCCGTTTGAAGGGTAAGGAGGGACGTTTGAGAGGTAACTTGATGGGTAAAAGAGTCGACTTCTCTGCCCGTACCGTCATTTCAGGTGACCCCAACCTTGATTTGGACCAGGTCGGTGTCCCAATCTCCATCGCTAGAACGCTTTCATACCCGGAGGTCGTGACCCCTTACAACATCCACCGGTTGACCGAATACGTGCGTAACGGCCCTAATGAGCATCCCGGTGCCAAGTATGTGATCAGAGACACCGGTGACCGTATCGATTTACGTTACAACAAACGTGCTGGAGACATCGCTTTGCAGTACGGATGGAAGGTGGAAAGACACTTGATGGACAACGATCCTGTCTTGTTCAATCGTCAACCTTCTTTGCATAAAATGTCGATGATGTCGCATCGTGTCAAAGTCATGCCATACTCTACGTTCCGTATGAACTTGTCTGTCACTTCGCCTTACAATGCCGATTTCGATGGAGATGAAATGAACTTGCATGTTCCTCAGTCGCCAGAGACCAGAGCTGAGATGTCGCAGATTTGCGCCGTGCCTCTCCAGATTGTTTCTCCTCAAAGTAACAAGCCAGTCATGGGTATCGTGCAGGACACGTTGTGTGGTATTCGTAAGATGACCCTTCGTGACAATTTTATTGAGTACCAACAGGTGATGAACATGTTATACTGGATTCCGAACTGGGACGGTGTGATTCCGCCGCCAGCAGTGCTCAAGCCAAAGCCGTTGTGGACAGGAAAGCAGTTGCTTTCGATGGCCATTCCAAAGGGTATTCACTTGCAGAGATTCGACGATGGAAGAGACATGCTCAGTCCAAAGGACAAGGGTATGCTTATTGTGGATGGTGAGATCATCTTCGGTGTGGTTGACAAGAAGACAGTTGGTGCAACAGGAGGTGGTTTAATTCACACTGTTTTCCGCGAAAAGGGTCCACAACCATGTGCCCAGATGTTTAGTTCGATCCAAAAGGTGGTCAACTACTGGCTCTTGCATAACGGTTTCTCCATCGGTATTGGTGATACAATTGCCGATAAAGAAACCATGAGAAACGTCACCCTGACGATTTCCGAGGCCAAGCAAAAGGTCCAGGAGATCATCTTGGACGCACAGAATAACCGTTTGGAGCCAGAGCCTGGTATGACGTTGCGTGAGTCCTTCGAGCATAATGTTTCCCGTGTTTTGAATCAAGCTCGTGACACTGCAGGTCGTTCTGCAGagatcaacttgaaggaTTTGAACAATGTCAAACAGATGGTTACTTCCGGTTCCAAGGGTTCGTTCATTAACATTTCGCAGATGTCGGCCTGTGTTGGTCAGCAAATTGTCGAGGGTAAGCGTATTCCTTTCGGATTTGCCGACCGTACCTTGCCGCATTTCACCAAGGACGACTACTCTCCTGAGTCCAAGGGTTTCGTGGAAAACTCGTACTTGAGAGGTTTGACGCCGCAGGAATTCTTCTTCCACGCCATGGCTGGTCGTGAGGGTCTTATTGATACCGCCGTCAAGACTGCAGAAACCGGATACATTCAAAGACGTTTGGTTAAGGCATTGGAAGATATCATGGTTCATTACGATGGTACCACGCGTAACTCTTTGGGCGATATCATTCAATTCGTCTATGGTGAAGACGGTATCGATGGTACTGCTGTTGAGAAGCAGTCTGTGGACACTATCCCTGGTTCCGATGCCAGTTTCGAGAACAGATTCAGAATCGACGTTTTGAGTCCCGAACACTCGCTTCCGGAATCGCTCTTGGAGTCCGGTAAGGAGATCAAGGGTGATGTCGCGTTGCAGACTGTTTTGGATGAGGAATACTCTCAACTCTTGAACGATCGTGCATACTTGCGTGACGTCTGTTTCCCCAACGGTGACTACAACTGGCCACTTCCTGTGAACTTGCGTCGTATTATCCAGAACGCTCAACAAATCTTCCACAGCGGACGTCAAAAGGCGCTGGACTTGCGTCTAGACGAGATTGTTCATGCAGTCAAGGAATTGTGCGGCAAACTCTATGTTCTTCGTGGCAAGTCAAAGCTCATCAAGGAGGCTCAAGAAAATGCCACTTTGTTGTTCCAGTGTTTGTTGCGTTCCCGTTTGGCCGCGCGCCGTGTCATTGAGGAGTTCAAGCTCTCGCGCATCTCGTTCGAGTGGGTTTGCGGAGAAATCGAAACCCAATTCCAGAAGTCGTTGGTTCACCCTGGTGAGATGGTCGGTGTTATTGCTGCCCAGTCCATTGGTGAGCCTGCCACCCAGATGACGTTGAACACTTTCCATTATGCCGGTGTGTCTTCCAAGAACGTCACCTTGGGTGTTCCTCGTCTTAAGGAGATTTTGAACGTCGCCAAGAATATCAAAACTCCAGCCCTTACTGTCTATTTGGAGCCTGAAATCGCTGCGGATATCGAGAGAGCCAAGGTTGTTCAGTCTGCTATTGAGCACACGACTTTGAAGAACGTGACCCTGGCTACCGAGATTTTCTACGACCCAGATCCAAGAAGCACGGTCATTGAGGAGGATTACGATACCGTTGAGGCTTACTTCGCTATTCCGGACGAGAAGGTCGAGGAGACCATCGATAACCAGTCTCCATGGCTTCTCCGTTTGGAGTTGGACAGAGCCAAGATGTTGGACAAGCAGTTGACCATGGCCCAGGTGGCCGAGAAGATCTCCCAGAACTTCGGTGAAGACTTGTTTGTCATCTGGTCCGACGATACCGCTGACAAGTTGATTATTAGATGTCGTGTCATCCGTGACCCCaaattggaggaagagggAGACCACGAAGAGGAccagatcttgaagagagTCGAGGCTCACATGTTGGAGACCATCTCCTTGCGTGGTATTCCTGGTATCACCCGTGTCTTCATGATGCAACACAAGGTCAACACCCCAGATGCTTCGGGTGAGTACACTCAGAAGCAGGAGTGGGTGTTGGAAACCGACGGTGTCAACTTATCCGAGGTCATTGCAGTTCCCGGCGTCGACGCGCTGCGCACATACTCCAATAACTTTATCGAGATTCTCTCGGTATTGGGTATTGAGGCTACACGTACTGCCCtcttcaaagaaattttgaatgttATTGCTTTCGACGGTTCGTACGTCAACTACCGTCATATGGCTCTTTTGGTTGATGTGATGACTGCCCGTGGTCACTTGATGGCCATCACGCGTCACGGTATCAACAGAGCAGAGACCGGTGCCTTGATGCGTTGTTCTTTCGAAGAGACTGtcgagatcttgttggaggCTGCCGCATCTGCCGAGTTGGACGATTGTCGTGGTATTTCTGAGAACGTCATCTTGGGTCAAATGCCTCCTTTGGGTACCGGTGCTTTCGATGTCATGGTTGATGAGAAGATGTTACAACAGGCAGGTCCAAGTGACGCTGGTCGTGCTCAAGTGGGTGCTTACGCGGATGACGGAGGCGCCACCCCATACAGAGAATACGAGATGGAAGAtgacaagatcaaattCGAGGAGGGCGCTGGCTTTTCGCCTATCCACACTGCGAACGCATTTGACAATACTGGTTCATTGACCTCCTATGGTGGACAAGCATctgcttctccaacatcacCATTCTCCTATGGTGCTTCTGCTGGAGGATTTGGTGCAGCTGCTTCGCCGGGCTACGGTGCTACGTCGCCAACGTATTCGCCAACCTCGCCAAGTTACTCTCCAACTTCGCCATCGTACTCGCCTACATCGCCAAGCTACTCgccaacttctccaagttaCTCGCCAACCTCCCCAAGTTACTCGCCAACCTCGCCAAGTTACTCGCCTACGTCGCCATCGTACTCTCCAACTTCGCCTAGTTATTCACCAACTTCGCCAAGCTACTCGCCTACGTCGCCATCGTACTCTCCAACTTCGCCAAGTTactctccaacttctccaagttaCTCTCCAACTTCCCCAAGTTACTCGCCTACGTCGCCAAGTTACTCGCCAACTTCGCCATCGTACTCTCCAACTTCGCCTAGCTACTCGCCTACGTCTCCATCGTACTCGCCAACTTCGCCAAGTTACTCGCCAACTTCACCACAATACTCACCAACCTCCCCACATTATTCTCCTACGTCTCCTCTGTACTCGCCAACATCTCCACAGTACAGTCCAACGTCTCCGCAGTATTCTCCTACGTCGCCTTCGTACTCGCCAGGTTCCCCAGCGTACTCGCCAAGCAAGCCTAAGAAGGAGGATGAAAGCAGTGATTAG